The following are from one region of the Rosistilla carotiformis genome:
- a CDS encoding sensor histidine kinase: MFERRSIKWPVILGVVMILLVVTLTVGWVVLTVIGGLKDPERAPIYWASLSIGAVLLICMLAGVIVYLTVTVKAIKLNQRQSNFIDSVTHELKSPIASLKLYLQTLSRRQVTEQQRQDFHRFMMEDVERLDNLINHLLDAARLDREAEPNPVEDCRIDRILNECAQAVCLRYRQPMETVTVYAEPAMITAPPVDLGILFRNLIDNAVKYSGSPPEVIVRLRPMSGGKLCIRITDNGPGIPKELRRKIFGRFIRVGNELERAKPGTGLGLYLVRTLVKSLRGTIRVEDRRGTEGTEFEVLLPGVRIDPSETDATGEQSHVAPTGLL, translated from the coding sequence ATGTTCGAGCGTCGAAGCATCAAATGGCCCGTGATTCTGGGCGTCGTCATGATCCTGTTGGTGGTCACGTTGACCGTTGGGTGGGTGGTTTTGACGGTTATCGGCGGACTCAAAGACCCAGAGCGGGCACCGATCTATTGGGCCAGCCTGAGCATCGGGGCGGTGCTGCTGATCTGCATGCTCGCCGGCGTGATCGTCTATCTGACGGTGACCGTCAAAGCGATCAAGCTGAATCAACGGCAATCGAACTTTATTGATAGCGTAACGCATGAACTGAAGAGTCCGATCGCCAGCCTGAAGCTGTACCTGCAAACGCTCAGCCGTCGCCAGGTGACCGAGCAACAGCGTCAGGATTTCCACCGCTTTATGATGGAAGACGTCGAACGTTTGGACAATTTGATCAACCATCTGTTGGATGCGGCGCGGTTGGATCGCGAGGCGGAACCCAATCCGGTCGAGGATTGTCGGATCGATCGGATCCTGAACGAATGTGCGCAAGCGGTTTGCCTGCGGTACCGCCAACCGATGGAGACGGTGACCGTGTATGCCGAGCCGGCGATGATCACCGCCCCCCCTGTCGATCTGGGAATTTTGTTTCGCAATCTGATCGACAACGCGGTGAAATACAGCGGTTCGCCGCCGGAGGTGATTGTGCGGTTGCGACCGATGTCCGGCGGCAAGCTGTGCATTCGGATCACCGACAACGGGCCGGGGATTCCCAAAGAGCTGCGTCGTAAAATCTTCGGCCGCTTCATCCGCGTCGGCAATGAATTGGAGCGGGCGAAACCGGGGACGGGGCTGGGGTTGTACCTGGTCCGGACGCTCGTTAAATCGTTGCGAGGCACGATCCGCGTGGAAGATCGTCGTGGGACCGAGGGGACCGAATTTGAAGTGCTTTTACCGGGAGTGCGAATCGATCCGTCCGAAACCGACGCGACGGGCGAACAATCCCATGTCGCTCCCACGGGATTGCTGTAG
- a CDS encoding ComEC/Rec2 family competence protein — translation MSVAGRSDPPARLGCETRLLRWQRQPMLMIAIAGLVGILCDQTLSVSSEHWPLLVGVAIAGVVAFWSFPRLRLWALLLISVGALGFYHHQSQHRYENQTLASFLSDAWQPIWIDAIVQSPIERRPDAMGDQHSDAEVQAWQSVLEIEAVSLRGGSDFRPTSGRARVVVDGVVQGLLHGDHIRLSGNAQRIPPASNPGEIDLQQIYRARHQLVRMHVDSPDQIRIVKTGRWTAQRAIDWLGNRGQQALVVNMDSSMAPLAEALVLGRRQAVDRPTRDRLLETGTIHLLAVSGLHVGIVAVAASWLALCWGGSRTGNLMFVIGVCLAYMLVTGARPPVVRAATLISIFLMGRLVGRRVDPLNSLATAAVLLMVIDPLSIGQIGTHLSFLAVATIVLCGERPPVRPAPDPLDELLHSHWTRLRGGIRVAWQTVRQLIAISFWIWTIGLPIVWYHFHVITPISIVANVLLWIPLTVALVAGLATAVLGGIWTPLGSIPGQICQRALQTITQLVDGMSHVDGAYYWMPAPPYWMLPLFYIGIVVAALLTARRFQKSVVLGWIALWLIAALSQATHRPQPDRFVATFIDVGHGTSVLLEFPDGENWLYDAGRLGDPAFARWPIEAVLWSQQIRHLDGLIVSHADADHYNAIPGLIERFSIARVLGSHELFSSDQRGVMELQQTLNTHRIPIEKLAAGDVLLQQPDCRVMVLHPPRTHLRAKDNANSIVLRLDCFGHTLLLPGDLEDPGTAMLLAQPSPQPGGVLMAPHHGSLSQDIYPILRWADPAVVIASGGKRAAGPRVLRMLAETGAQPFVTHRDGAMRVSLDRDGIQIRTWHDSPWPTGR, via the coding sequence ATGAGTGTCGCTGGTCGTTCCGATCCGCCTGCGCGGCTGGGATGCGAAACGCGTTTGTTGCGGTGGCAACGGCAACCGATGCTCATGATCGCCATCGCTGGCCTGGTGGGGATTTTGTGCGATCAGACACTTTCGGTGTCTTCGGAACACTGGCCCCTATTGGTCGGCGTCGCGATCGCTGGCGTCGTTGCGTTCTGGAGTTTCCCACGTCTTCGGCTATGGGCGCTGCTGTTGATTTCGGTCGGAGCGTTGGGCTTCTATCATCACCAAAGCCAACATCGATATGAAAACCAGACGCTTGCGAGTTTTCTCAGTGACGCATGGCAACCGATTTGGATCGACGCGATCGTCCAGTCGCCGATCGAACGGCGCCCCGACGCCATGGGCGATCAACATTCCGACGCGGAGGTTCAGGCCTGGCAGTCGGTCTTGGAGATCGAAGCCGTTTCCCTCCGCGGCGGCAGCGACTTTCGACCGACCAGCGGTCGTGCACGCGTTGTTGTCGACGGCGTTGTCCAAGGGCTGTTGCATGGCGATCACATACGGTTAAGCGGTAATGCCCAACGCATTCCGCCAGCTTCTAATCCGGGAGAGATCGATCTTCAGCAGATCTATCGTGCCCGTCACCAATTGGTTCGCATGCACGTCGATTCACCCGATCAGATCCGGATCGTGAAAACGGGCCGATGGACAGCCCAGCGGGCCATCGATTGGCTTGGAAACCGCGGCCAGCAAGCCCTTGTCGTGAACATGGATTCATCGATGGCACCGCTGGCGGAAGCTTTGGTTTTGGGGCGTCGCCAAGCGGTCGACCGACCGACGCGTGATCGGTTGCTGGAAACCGGCACGATCCATTTATTGGCAGTCAGCGGTTTGCACGTCGGAATCGTCGCTGTGGCTGCGTCCTGGCTGGCACTCTGCTGGGGCGGCTCGCGAACCGGCAACCTGATGTTTGTGATCGGTGTATGCCTGGCCTACATGTTGGTCACTGGCGCGCGGCCGCCGGTGGTTCGCGCAGCGACGTTGATCAGCATCTTTTTGATGGGGCGATTGGTCGGCCGTCGCGTCGATCCGCTGAATTCGCTGGCCACCGCCGCGGTCCTGTTGATGGTGATCGATCCGCTTTCGATTGGTCAAATCGGAACCCACCTCTCGTTCCTGGCCGTCGCCACGATCGTCTTATGCGGTGAACGGCCGCCGGTTCGCCCAGCCCCCGATCCGCTGGATGAACTGCTGCATAGCCACTGGACGCGGCTGCGCGGGGGTATTCGAGTTGCCTGGCAAACGGTCCGCCAGCTGATCGCAATCAGCTTTTGGATCTGGACCATCGGGCTTCCGATCGTCTGGTACCACTTTCATGTGATCACGCCGATCTCGATCGTCGCCAATGTGTTGCTGTGGATTCCATTGACGGTGGCTCTGGTCGCGGGCCTGGCCACGGCGGTATTGGGCGGAATCTGGACACCCTTGGGTTCTATTCCCGGACAGATCTGCCAACGCGCACTGCAGACCATCACCCAGCTTGTCGACGGGATGTCCCATGTCGACGGAGCGTACTACTGGATGCCCGCGCCGCCGTACTGGATGCTGCCGCTGTTTTATATCGGGATCGTTGTCGCGGCGCTACTGACCGCCAGACGCTTTCAAAAATCAGTCGTCTTGGGCTGGATAGCGTTGTGGTTGATTGCCGCGCTGAGCCAAGCGACGCATCGGCCGCAGCCCGATCGCTTTGTGGCGACGTTCATCGATGTGGGGCATGGAACCAGCGTGCTGCTGGAATTTCCCGACGGCGAGAATTGGCTGTACGATGCTGGCCGATTGGGCGATCCCGCGTTCGCGCGATGGCCGATCGAAGCGGTCCTGTGGAGCCAGCAGATCCGACACCTGGATGGGCTGATCGTCTCGCATGCCGACGCCGACCACTACAACGCAATCCCGGGACTGATCGAGCGATTTTCGATCGCGCGGGTGCTCGGGTCGCACGAACTGTTCTCCAGCGACCAACGTGGCGTGATGGAACTTCAACAGACGCTGAATACCCATCGGATTCCGATCGAAAAGTTGGCCGCGGGCGACGTGCTGTTGCAGCAACCCGATTGCCGCGTCATGGTGCTGCATCCCCCACGAACCCATCTGCGGGCTAAAGACAATGCCAACAGCATCGTGCTGCGACTGGATTGTTTTGGACACACGCTCCTTTTGCCAGGCGATTTGGAAGATCCAGGGACCGCGATGCTGCTGGCACAACCTTCGCCGCAACCTGGCGGCGTCCTGATGGCACCGCATCACGGCAGTCTATCCCAAGATATCTATCCGATTTTGCGATGGGCCGATCCGGCCGTGGTGATCGCTAGCGGAGGCAAGCGGGCGGCCGGACCGCGCGTGCTGAGAATGCTTGCCGAAACAGGAGCCCAGCCGTTTGTGACGCATCGCGATGGCGCGATGCGCGTGAGTCTGGATCGCGATGGAATCCAAATCCGAACCTGGCATGACAGCCCCTGGCCGACGGGCCGCTGA
- a CDS encoding response regulator transcription factor: protein MKGSTHILIVEDEEHLGVGIKYNLEQEGYRVTLSGDGPTALKLVEQMPESIDLMILDLMLPGMSGYTVCETVRDWGLSLPILMLSARTLSEDRTRGFDVGANQYLAKPFDLDELLSRVKNLLQLSRPNRAPRKPKPAPVKEVRFATTFVNFETFEVEVDDKPARMTPKELRLLKYFVENEGRVISRQELLTEVWELPGQLQTRAVDQFIVRLRKVFETDPSNPRHLLTIRDAGYRFVKEPAETDEEE from the coding sequence ATGAAAGGTTCCACGCATATTTTGATCGTTGAAGACGAAGAGCACCTGGGGGTTGGCATCAAATACAACCTGGAACAGGAAGGCTATCGCGTGACGTTGTCGGGAGATGGTCCGACGGCGCTGAAGTTGGTCGAACAGATGCCCGAATCGATCGATCTGATGATCTTGGATCTGATGTTGCCGGGGATGAGTGGTTACACGGTTTGTGAAACGGTTCGCGACTGGGGGCTGTCGTTGCCGATCTTGATGCTGTCGGCTCGCACTTTGTCGGAAGATCGCACGCGGGGATTTGATGTTGGTGCGAACCAGTACTTGGCCAAACCGTTTGATCTCGATGAATTGCTCAGCCGCGTGAAGAACCTGTTACAGCTGTCGCGTCCCAACCGAGCGCCGCGAAAACCGAAGCCTGCCCCGGTTAAAGAGGTTCGGTTTGCGACGACGTTCGTCAACTTCGAAACCTTCGAGGTCGAAGTCGACGACAAGCCGGCGCGGATGACACCCAAAGAGCTGCGGTTGTTGAAGTACTTTGTCGAGAACGAAGGTCGGGTGATCAGTCGCCAAGAATTGTTGACCGAAGTTTGGGAGCTGCCCGGACAATTGCAGACGCGTGCTGTCGATCAGTTCATCGTTCGGTTGCGGAAAGTCTTCGAAACCGATCCCTCCAATCCTCGCCATCTTTTAACGATTCGCGACGCGGGCTACCGGTTTGTCAAAGAGCCGGCTGAGACGGACGAAGAAGAATAG
- a CDS encoding ABC transporter ATP-binding protein, with protein MEPHRAIDIQELRKTYREGIFRRRRQQALRGVSLAVQPGEVFGLLGPNGAGKTTLIKILLGIVHKSGGTASLLGHPAGSQISRSRVGYLPENLRVARHHTARTALNFYGRLSRMSTQQIARRSDELLELVGLRQRDRESVRGFSKGMGQRLGLAQALLHDPDLLILDEPTDGLDPLGRSQVRDIINELKGQGKTIFLNSHILQEVEMICDRFAILAQGELKAIGSIDDLRGSNGEASATMVVSSFSTMAAEKLTQTDVAVTTEAIQPDLSRLRIDKCPQADLDRVVDLLRSEGASIHQIQRGSSTLEQIFLSLVQPQPPESL; from the coding sequence GTGGAACCGCATCGCGCCATCGACATCCAAGAACTTCGCAAGACCTATCGCGAAGGGATCTTTCGTCGCCGCCGTCAACAAGCCCTTCGAGGGGTTTCGTTGGCCGTGCAGCCAGGCGAGGTCTTCGGTTTGTTGGGCCCCAATGGCGCCGGCAAAACGACGCTGATCAAAATCCTGCTGGGGATCGTGCATAAGTCGGGCGGAACGGCGTCGCTGTTAGGGCACCCCGCGGGGAGTCAAATCAGTCGCAGCCGAGTCGGTTATCTGCCCGAAAACCTCCGTGTCGCCAGGCACCACACCGCGCGGACGGCATTAAATTTCTACGGCCGTTTGAGTCGCATGTCGACGCAGCAGATCGCCCGCCGAAGCGATGAACTTCTGGAACTGGTGGGGCTTCGCCAACGCGACCGCGAATCGGTCCGCGGATTCAGCAAAGGGATGGGGCAGCGACTGGGGTTAGCCCAAGCGCTTCTGCACGATCCCGACCTGTTGATCTTGGATGAACCGACCGATGGCCTCGACCCGCTGGGGCGATCGCAAGTCCGCGACATCATCAATGAACTCAAGGGCCAGGGCAAAACCATTTTCCTAAACAGCCATATCCTGCAAGAGGTCGAGATGATCTGCGACCGGTTTGCAATCTTGGCCCAAGGGGAACTCAAAGCGATCGGATCGATCGACGACCTGCGCGGCTCCAATGGCGAAGCATCCGCCACGATGGTGGTCAGTTCGTTTTCCACGATGGCCGCGGAGAAGCTGACGCAGACCGACGTTGCCGTGACGACCGAAGCGATCCAGCCCGACCTGTCACGTCTGCGGATCGACAAGTGCCCCCAAGCCGATCTCGACCGTGTTGTCGACCTGTTGCGCAGCGAAGGTGCGAGCATTCACCAGATCCAACGCGGATCGTCGACGTTGGAACAAATCTTTCTTTCCTTGGTTCAGCCCCAACCGCCCGAGTCCCTGTGA
- a CDS encoding AAA family ATPase — MKVKDLQIDGFGVWTGLSVDSLPDGMTLFYGPNEAGKTTLMQFLRAMLYGFTTERRERYLPPVHGGSPGGALRVTGPGGGYELRRRAQLTDADGNGSLTVTGTDGLVQGEHRLKMLLGQIDEPIFKNVFAIGLRELQELGTLDDTSAADELYKLSSGLDRVSLVDVTRQLRGARANVLGTESSNRSGQQLADLIARRDRLREEVDQLTRRGRRWAELATQRRTQIQEIEHLRVKLGQWEHDARVTEVASTARETWLKRQELKAQIERTERGLDLPEDAPMQLVHIEAQVEERKGKLEEVKRQRRELRDKAAALPLSQRLLNLQSRIEAASQQATWIEALRDQIAKLDKQVEKAEQQLDADAHRLGLTDEERKSLIEGAKSEMPDLSRATLATLGGPARTVKEFLFQAKQARDESLKDRQEIQAQEKQLREKIGHLQNEDLHESIKLQGAVIARFRKAIQTEEHLDKLRRHHKELENEAINLTTAEALPVDRSIFMAAPFLFGGVGLIYGLVKTTGIWNVAERDPTFGMFSMLIGMACLAMWYMGRQLFDRGTSSDLHDTERQIDVVRKQIRETEREHEEILKDLPSGAGTLESRLRESLTELQAQEDALPLYHANQALVQRYKAARKRAEEAVEGLKRARSDWKRTLLKLGLSESLSPKSIREMSDGYETLQASRRRVDELRDEKIERKRELAALGKRVESLYREALGDEEPESALATATQQGMKDPIQAVKDFINDDEDADDYRQSRRGNDSRRAAEPARMSDPRVARRIPSDPLEQLNQMIQELERQQHWIKKRRELKEHDAQFRKASASHARAIERYEQNRRSLWAQCGVATQEQFYALVDRKTSLLEMRQNLEATQTKLDSLIGNKIDPNEVLRALEDAKAEDLDRRWESLNQKIEQTKERIGGLQTRQGELTAEMKQLTEDRRLTEAQLELGCIDLQIRKCIERWQTLGMTSKLLDEVCATFEKERQPETLREASTFLKSLTDGKYVRIWTPLGTNRLNVDNRDGKALPIEVLSRGTREAVFIALRLALAAAYARRGVMLPLVLDDVLVNFDRRRAVHAVRTLQHFAELGHQVMMFTCHEHIVDIFHEVSAEVRLLPKQGTPGVATVLLPEPPAEIIEETVEEIVDEVPEEEPAEEVIEEIIEEEVWEEPEIEEVAEEEPFEEEVVEEVIVADAPEPEPEPEIVEEIEEVEEFYEEPEPVVVTKVERHRRRPTPIIEDDLEPVDLNWVWFDTDPTPQREDESDGEFSGPRNAWDRDDAWWTGKPAGVGPIEEDDLQ; from the coding sequence GTGAAAGTAAAAGATTTACAAATTGACGGTTTCGGCGTCTGGACAGGCTTAAGCGTGGACAGTCTGCCCGATGGCATGACGTTGTTCTACGGCCCCAATGAGGCTGGCAAGACAACGCTGATGCAGTTCTTGCGCGCGATGCTCTACGGATTTACGACCGAACGCCGCGAGCGCTACCTGCCACCGGTCCATGGTGGATCACCTGGTGGTGCGCTGCGCGTCACCGGTCCCGGCGGTGGCTACGAATTGCGGCGACGCGCCCAATTGACCGACGCCGATGGCAACGGCAGCCTGACCGTGACCGGCACCGATGGTTTGGTCCAAGGGGAGCATCGTCTGAAGATGCTGTTGGGCCAAATCGACGAACCGATTTTCAAAAACGTGTTTGCGATCGGACTTCGCGAACTGCAGGAACTGGGCACGCTCGACGACACCTCCGCCGCCGATGAACTGTATAAACTGTCCAGTGGCCTCGATCGCGTTTCGTTGGTCGATGTCACGCGTCAGCTGCGCGGTGCCCGCGCCAACGTCCTGGGGACGGAATCATCCAACCGCAGCGGCCAGCAATTGGCCGATCTGATCGCCCGCCGCGATCGTCTTCGCGAAGAGGTCGATCAACTCACGCGACGAGGCCGCCGCTGGGCCGAACTGGCAACGCAACGCCGTACTCAGATCCAAGAGATTGAACACCTGCGGGTCAAACTGGGCCAATGGGAACACGACGCGCGGGTCACCGAAGTTGCCTCCACCGCCCGGGAAACGTGGCTCAAACGCCAAGAACTCAAAGCGCAGATCGAACGCACCGAACGTGGCCTCGACCTGCCCGAAGACGCACCGATGCAATTGGTGCACATCGAAGCCCAGGTGGAAGAACGCAAGGGGAAGCTGGAAGAGGTTAAACGCCAACGGCGAGAACTGCGCGACAAGGCCGCTGCGCTTCCGCTGAGTCAACGCCTTTTGAATCTGCAATCGCGGATCGAAGCGGCTTCGCAACAAGCAACCTGGATCGAAGCCCTACGCGATCAGATCGCCAAGCTCGACAAGCAGGTAGAGAAAGCCGAACAGCAACTCGACGCCGACGCGCATCGCTTGGGATTGACCGACGAAGAACGCAAATCGTTGATCGAAGGTGCCAAGTCGGAGATGCCCGATCTGTCGCGTGCCACCCTGGCGACGCTGGGTGGACCGGCGCGAACGGTCAAAGAATTTTTGTTCCAAGCGAAACAGGCCCGCGACGAAAGTCTGAAGGATCGCCAAGAGATCCAGGCCCAGGAAAAACAGCTTCGCGAAAAAATCGGTCATCTACAAAACGAAGACCTGCACGAATCGATCAAGCTGCAAGGCGCCGTGATCGCGCGGTTCCGCAAAGCGATTCAAACCGAAGAGCACCTGGACAAGCTGCGCCGGCATCACAAGGAACTTGAAAACGAAGCGATCAACCTAACCACCGCCGAAGCCTTGCCCGTCGATCGATCGATCTTCATGGCAGCCCCGTTCCTGTTCGGTGGCGTTGGCCTGATCTATGGCCTGGTGAAGACGACCGGAATCTGGAACGTCGCCGAACGCGACCCAACCTTCGGCATGTTTTCGATGCTGATCGGCATGGCCTGTCTGGCGATGTGGTACATGGGACGTCAACTGTTCGACCGTGGCACCAGCAGCGACCTGCACGATACCGAACGACAGATCGATGTGGTCCGTAAACAAATCCGCGAAACCGAACGCGAGCACGAAGAGATCTTGAAGGATCTCCCCTCGGGGGCCGGGACGTTGGAAAGTCGGTTGCGTGAATCGCTCACCGAACTGCAAGCTCAAGAAGACGCGCTGCCGCTGTACCACGCCAACCAAGCGTTGGTACAACGTTACAAAGCCGCTCGAAAACGGGCCGAAGAAGCTGTCGAAGGCCTGAAGCGGGCTCGCTCCGACTGGAAGCGAACGCTGCTGAAGCTGGGCCTTTCGGAATCGCTTTCGCCCAAGAGCATTCGCGAGATGAGCGACGGTTACGAAACGCTGCAAGCGTCGCGTCGTCGCGTCGACGAATTGCGAGACGAGAAGATCGAACGAAAACGTGAACTGGCTGCTCTCGGCAAGCGAGTGGAATCGCTGTACCGCGAAGCTTTGGGCGACGAAGAGCCCGAAAGTGCACTGGCCACCGCCACGCAACAGGGTATGAAAGATCCGATCCAAGCCGTCAAAGACTTCATCAACGATGATGAAGATGCCGACGACTACCGCCAATCGCGACGCGGCAACGACTCGCGCCGGGCTGCCGAACCGGCCCGCATGTCCGATCCGCGCGTCGCGCGACGGATCCCAAGCGATCCGTTGGAACAACTGAACCAGATGATTCAGGAATTGGAACGCCAACAGCACTGGATCAAGAAGCGTCGTGAATTGAAAGAGCACGACGCCCAGTTCCGCAAGGCGAGCGCAAGCCACGCTCGGGCGATCGAACGCTACGAACAAAACCGCCGTTCGCTATGGGCTCAATGTGGCGTCGCGACGCAAGAACAGTTCTACGCGCTTGTCGACCGGAAGACTTCGCTACTGGAAATGCGTCAGAACCTGGAAGCAACGCAGACCAAGCTCGATTCGTTGATCGGCAACAAGATCGATCCCAACGAAGTGCTCCGCGCCTTGGAAGATGCGAAGGCGGAAGATCTCGATCGACGCTGGGAATCGCTGAACCAGAAGATCGAACAGACCAAGGAACGGATCGGTGGATTGCAGACGCGCCAGGGCGAATTGACCGCCGAGATGAAGCAATTGACCGAAGACCGTCGCTTGACCGAAGCCCAATTGGAACTCGGCTGCATCGATCTTCAGATCCGCAAGTGCATCGAACGTTGGCAGACCTTGGGGATGACCAGCAAGCTGTTGGATGAAGTCTGTGCGACGTTCGAAAAGGAACGCCAACCCGAGACGCTTCGCGAAGCCTCGACCTTTTTGAAAAGCTTGACCGATGGCAAGTACGTGCGAATTTGGACGCCGCTGGGCACCAATCGCTTGAACGTCGACAACCGCGATGGCAAGGCGTTGCCGATCGAAGTCCTTAGCCGTGGCACACGCGAAGCGGTCTTCATCGCGCTGCGTTTAGCCCTGGCCGCCGCCTACGCCCGACGTGGCGTGATGCTGCCGCTGGTGCTGGACGACGTGTTGGTGAACTTCGACCGTCGCCGCGCCGTCCATGCCGTTCGTACGCTGCAACACTTTGCCGAACTCGGCCATCAAGTGATGATGTTCACCTGTCACGAACACATCGTCGACATCTTCCACGAGGTGAGTGCCGAAGTTCGCTTGTTGCCGAAACAAGGCACGCCGGGTGTCGCCACCGTGCTATTGCCCGAACCACCTGCAGAGATCATTGAAGAAACGGTCGAAGAGATCGTCGACGAAGTTCCGGAAGAAGAACCCGCCGAAGAAGTGATCGAAGAGATCATCGAAGAAGAGGTTTGGGAAGAACCGGAGATCGAAGAAGTCGCCGAGGAAGAGCCCTTCGAAGAGGAAGTCGTCGAAGAAGTGATCGTTGCCGATGCCCCCGAACCCGAACCCGAACCCGAAATCGTCGAAGAGATCGAGGAAGTCGAAGAGTTTTACGAAGAACCCGAACCGGTTGTCGTGACCAAAGTGGAACGTCATCGTCGACGCCCCACGCCGATCATCGAAGACGACCTCGAACCAGTCGATCTCAACTGGGTTTGGTTCGATACCGATCCGACCCCGCAACGCGAGGATGAATCCGACGGTGAGTTCTCCGGTCCACGCAACGCTTGGGATCGCGATGACGCTTGGTGGACAGGAAAGCCCGCGGGTGTCGGTCCGATCGAAGAAGACGACCTTCAATAG
- a CDS encoding sialate O-acetylesterase translates to MRSDFPRLRRAIFGLLVSTSIASGALADVRVPSIFGNNMVLQREQANPVWGWAEPGEEVVVTIADQTKKATADDQGNWRVTLDPLALGDAKTMVIEGKNRLEFGDVLIGEVWLCSGQSNMQWSVDQANDADLEKMTANYPHIRLISVPRIGVQEPQDDFQGEWQQCTSDTVGSFSAVGYFFGRQLHQSLGMPIGLIDNSWGGSSCEAWVQRELLEADEAYGPLLERWSKEEAKFEELSAAESKDDNQAKQLANLKSRMTGQHRPGNLYCGVLRPILGYGIRGTIWYQGESNASRAYQYRDLFPLMIQSWRDEWKQGDFPFYWVQLADFRDEVSEPGDSDWAELREAQTMTMERLPNTGEAVIIDIGEGRDIHPRNKQDVAKRLARWALAKDYGLPIEYQSPTYKSVETEGNKMTLTFDHVGAQGLYTFDVKRPIGFTIAGEDQKFVDAKAELVGKDKVVVWSDEIEAPVAVRYAWATNPVANVTSRNGLPLTPFRTDDWKGVTADAK, encoded by the coding sequence ATGAGAAGTGACTTCCCGCGTCTTCGACGAGCAATTTTTGGACTGCTCGTTTCCACGTCAATCGCCAGCGGTGCGCTGGCGGATGTCCGCGTGCCTTCGATCTTTGGCAATAACATGGTGCTGCAACGCGAACAAGCCAATCCCGTTTGGGGATGGGCTGAACCGGGCGAAGAGGTCGTCGTGACGATTGCCGACCAAACGAAAAAAGCGACCGCCGACGATCAAGGGAACTGGCGCGTGACGCTCGACCCCTTGGCTTTGGGCGATGCCAAAACCATGGTCATCGAAGGTAAGAACCGCTTGGAATTTGGCGACGTCTTGATCGGAGAAGTTTGGTTGTGCAGCGGCCAATCGAACATGCAGTGGTCGGTCGATCAGGCCAATGACGCCGATCTGGAAAAGATGACTGCCAATTACCCTCATATCCGTCTGATCTCGGTGCCTCGCATTGGTGTGCAGGAGCCGCAGGATGATTTCCAGGGCGAATGGCAACAATGCACCTCGGATACTGTCGGTTCGTTCTCGGCCGTCGGATACTTTTTTGGACGCCAATTGCACCAATCGCTCGGGATGCCGATCGGTTTGATCGACAATTCGTGGGGCGGTTCATCGTGTGAAGCGTGGGTCCAACGCGAGCTGCTGGAAGCGGATGAAGCTTATGGCCCGCTGTTGGAACGATGGAGTAAGGAAGAGGCAAAGTTCGAAGAATTGAGCGCCGCGGAGTCGAAAGATGACAACCAGGCCAAGCAATTGGCAAATTTGAAATCGCGAATGACCGGCCAACATCGCCCCGGTAACCTTTATTGTGGTGTGTTGCGTCCAATCTTAGGCTATGGCATCCGCGGAACGATCTGGTATCAAGGCGAATCGAACGCCAGTCGTGCTTACCAATACCGCGACTTGTTTCCGTTGATGATCCAATCGTGGCGCGACGAATGGAAGCAGGGCGATTTTCCGTTCTACTGGGTTCAGTTGGCTGATTTCCGCGACGAAGTCTCCGAACCGGGCGACAGCGATTGGGCGGAACTGCGCGAAGCGCAAACGATGACGATGGAGCGTTTGCCCAACACCGGCGAAGCGGTGATCATCGACATCGGCGAAGGACGCGACATCCATCCGCGGAACAAGCAAGATGTCGCCAAGCGTTTGGCCCGTTGGGCATTGGCGAAGGATTACGGTTTGCCAATCGAATACCAAAGCCCAACCTATAAATCGGTGGAAACCGAAGGCAACAAGATGACGCTGACGTTCGATCATGTCGGAGCGCAGGGGTTATATACCTTCGATGTGAAACGGCCGATTGGCTTTACGATCGCGGGCGAGGATCAAAAGTTTGTCGATGCCAAGGCGGAGCTGGTTGGCAAGGATAAGGTCGTTGTATGGAGCGACGAGATCGAAGCTCCTGTGGCTGTCCGTTACGCCTGGGCCACGAACCCCGTCGCCAACGTGACCTCTCGCAACGGGTTGCCGCTGACTCCGTTCCGTACCGACGATTGGAAGGGTGTGACCGCGGACGCCAAGTAG